Proteins from one Desulfonatronum sp. SC1 genomic window:
- a CDS encoding ATP-dependent helicase codes for MTIDFQKQLNPAQWQAVHSSQGPLLVIAGAGSGKTRTIAYRLAYLVRQGVAPENILLLTFTRKAAQEMLHRAARLIGRELGGVAGGTFHSFASSVLRRYAPALGYPDRFTIMDSPDMRDVLGQVRNDLNLGKGDKAFPKKSTILGLISKSRNKEVDIAQLLEQESPHLLPYAGDVQFIAEAYAAFKPRHGLMDYDDLLFNLERLLREREDLAEFLRMRHGHVMVDEFQDTNRVQARLVQLLAGDGRGMMVVGDDAQSIYAFRGAEVRNILAFPKTYPDTTIVRLEENYRSAQPILDLTNALLKNATTRFEKNLFSRRAEGPKPQLIHTISDQTQAKAVVDKILELSRECPLRDIAVLFRAGFQSYPVEMLLNRIGLRFRKFGGLKFTEAAHIKDVLAYLRLVANPADLPAWQRAVVHVKGLGPKTCTGFCKALLEGDQKKVAQVEKKFPDVAAAFALINDLRREKPAPDAALERILEFYRPLFQERYPDDYPRRQAGLDQLQQIAAGFDDLDAFLAELTLESPEEGGEVDSEQEDYVVLSTVHSAKGLEWKSVLIIDLVNGRFPSRHALDKADDLEEERRLLYVACTRARDYLGLFVPSSVYNRFQGGSEPAMPSLFVSELPRECYEEWREDYLGTLKQRDATKTQRSAPRSTASDTFQPSASSVLASAPSDEAAAKPSGDTPHPL; via the coding sequence ATGACCATCGACTTTCAAAAGCAGCTCAACCCGGCCCAGTGGCAGGCCGTGCACTCCAGCCAGGGGCCGCTCCTGGTCATCGCCGGGGCGGGCAGCGGCAAAACCCGGACCATCGCCTACCGCTTGGCCTATCTGGTCCGGCAGGGCGTAGCCCCGGAGAACATCCTGCTGCTCACCTTCACCCGCAAGGCGGCCCAGGAGATGCTGCACCGGGCCGCCCGGCTGATTGGGCGGGAACTGGGGGGCGTGGCCGGAGGCACCTTCCACTCCTTCGCCAGCTCGGTCCTGCGCCGCTACGCCCCGGCCCTGGGTTATCCGGACCGGTTCACGATCATGGATTCCCCGGACATGCGCGACGTGCTCGGCCAGGTCCGCAACGACCTGAACCTGGGCAAGGGCGACAAGGCCTTTCCCAAAAAATCGACCATTCTCGGACTGATCAGCAAATCCCGGAACAAGGAAGTGGACATCGCCCAGCTTCTGGAGCAGGAGTCGCCGCATCTGCTGCCCTATGCCGGGGACGTCCAGTTCATCGCCGAGGCCTATGCCGCGTTCAAGCCGCGTCACGGACTGATGGACTACGACGACCTGCTCTTCAACCTGGAACGCCTGCTCCGGGAGCGGGAAGACCTGGCCGAATTCCTGCGCATGCGCCACGGCCATGTGATGGTGGACGAATTCCAGGACACCAACAGGGTCCAGGCCCGGCTGGTCCAATTGCTGGCCGGGGACGGGCGGGGGATGATGGTCGTAGGCGACGACGCCCAGTCCATCTACGCCTTTCGCGGGGCCGAGGTGCGCAACATTCTGGCCTTCCCCAAGACCTACCCCGACACGACCATCGTCCGGCTGGAAGAGAACTACCGCTCGGCCCAGCCCATTCTTGACCTGACCAACGCCCTGCTCAAGAACGCAACCACCAGATTCGAGAAGAACCTCTTCTCCCGGCGCGCCGAGGGCCCCAAGCCCCAACTGATCCACACCATCAGCGACCAGACCCAGGCCAAGGCCGTGGTGGACAAAATTCTGGAATTGTCCCGGGAATGTCCGCTGCGGGACATCGCCGTGCTCTTCCGAGCCGGCTTCCAATCCTATCCCGTGGAGATGCTGCTGAACAGGATCGGACTGCGGTTTCGCAAATTCGGGGGGCTGAAGTTCACCGAGGCCGCGCACATCAAGGACGTGCTGGCCTATTTGCGCCTGGTCGCCAACCCGGCGGACCTGCCCGCCTGGCAGCGGGCCGTGGTCCACGTCAAGGGCCTGGGCCCCAAGACCTGTACCGGGTTCTGCAAGGCCCTGCTGGAAGGCGACCAGAAGAAGGTCGCCCAGGTGGAGAAGAAGTTTCCGGACGTGGCCGCGGCCTTCGCCCTGATCAATGACCTGCGCCGGGAAAAGCCCGCTCCGGACGCGGCCCTGGAGCGGATCCTGGAATTCTACCGCCCCCTGTTTCAGGAGCGCTATCCGGACGACTACCCCCGCCGCCAGGCCGGGCTGGACCAACTCCAGCAGATAGCGGCGGGTTTCGACGACCTGGACGCCTTCTTGGCCGAACTGACCCTGGAAAGCCCGGAGGAGGGCGGCGAAGTGGATTCCGAGCAGGAGGATTACGTGGTGTTGTCCACGGTCCATTCGGCCAAGGGACTGGAATGGAAGTCCGTGCTGATCATCGACCTAGTCAACGGCCGCTTCCCGTCCCGGCATGCCCTGGACAAGGCCGACGACCTGGAAGAGGAACGCCGCCTGCTCTACGTGGCCTGCACCCGGGCCCGGGACTATCTCGGCCTGTTCGTGCCCTCGTCGGTCTACAACCGCTTCCAGGGCGGCAGCGAACCGGCCATGCCGAGCCTCTTCGTCAGCGAACTGCCTCGGGAGTGCTATGAGGAATGGCGCGAAGACTACCTCGGAACCCTGAAACAGCGAGACGCGACCAAAACCCAACGGTCCGCGCCCCGTTCAACAGCGTCCGATACGTTCCAGCCCTCCGCGTCATCAGTCCTAGCCTCCGCTCCATCCGACGAGGCGGCGGCAAAGCCGTCCGGCGACACACCCCACCCCCT
- a CDS encoding alkaline phosphatase family protein, translated as MHDPTLHRPRLIVLGLDGLPYSTACRLCRAGHLPNLARIALTPQARPILAELPELSPVNWTSFFTAAGPEEHGIFGFTRLDPQDYAIRFADFSQVRARTLFDRLGDHGLTSRVINLPNTYPARPIKGMLVSGFVAHDLDRAVFPPFLAHPLRSTGYVLEADTTRSGQDPGFLLAELDRALRGRRAALNLLWPDLAWDLFVFVLTETDRLGHFLFPALEDPAHPWHGPSLDFLGRWDELVGDVLERFAALPDPKRLLVLADHGFTALTMEADLNAWLREQGLLVTDGSPRHELDAGIISAQTRAFALDPGRIYLHTSRFGRGRVAPDEAAGLEERIRIGLKRLEWQGRPVIRDVLSWREAYPECAPESLSGVTARGASPSDPAIPDLICVPHRGFSLRAKFDQTRVFGKEDRQGCHTPDDAFFYDSEPPEIQPGDEPDDHSGPKRVRDVGRLVLEHFDVSHKLILSR; from the coding sequence ATGCACGACCCGACTCTCCACCGTCCCAGACTGATCGTCCTCGGCCTGGACGGGCTGCCGTACTCCACGGCCTGCCGCCTGTGCCGGGCCGGACATCTGCCCAACCTGGCCCGCATCGCCCTGACCCCCCAAGCCCGCCCCATCCTGGCCGAGCTGCCGGAACTCTCGCCGGTGAACTGGACCTCCTTTTTCACCGCCGCCGGGCCGGAAGAGCACGGCATTTTCGGCTTCACTCGGCTTGATCCCCAGGACTACGCGATCCGGTTCGCGGACTTCTCCCAGGTCCGGGCCCGGACCCTGTTCGACCGCCTGGGCGACCACGGCCTGACCAGCCGGGTGATCAACCTGCCCAACACCTACCCGGCCCGGCCCATCAAGGGCATGCTGGTGTCCGGTTTCGTGGCCCATGATCTGGACCGGGCGGTCTTCCCGCCCTTTCTGGCCCACCCGTTGCGCTCCACCGGGTACGTCCTGGAAGCGGACACCACCCGAAGCGGCCAGGACCCCGGCTTCCTGCTGGCAGAGCTTGACCGCGCCCTGCGCGGCAGGCGGGCAGCCCTGAACCTGCTCTGGCCCGACCTGGCCTGGGACCTGTTCGTCTTCGTGCTCACGGAAACCGACCGCCTGGGACACTTTCTTTTCCCAGCCCTGGAAGACCCCGCGCACCCCTGGCACGGCCCCAGCCTGGACTTCCTGGGCCGCTGGGACGAACTGGTGGGGGACGTGCTGGAACGCTTCGCCGCGCTCCCGGACCCCAAGCGGCTGCTGGTCCTGGCGGACCACGGCTTCACCGCCCTGACCATGGAGGCGGATCTGAACGCCTGGCTGCGGGAACAGGGCCTGCTGGTCACCGACGGATCGCCGCGCCACGAGCTGGACGCCGGAATCATCTCCGCCCAAACCCGGGCCTTTGCCCTGGACCCTGGCCGAATTTATCTGCATACTTCCCGCTTTGGCCGCGGCCGGGTCGCGCCGGACGAGGCCGCAGGTCTGGAAGAGCGGATCAGGATCGGACTGAAACGCCTGGAGTGGCAAGGCCGACCGGTGATCCGCGACGTGCTTTCCTGGCGGGAAGCCTATCCGGAATGTGCTCCCGAAAGTCTTTCGGGCGTGACGGCGCGAGGAGCGTCCCCGTCCGACCCGGCGATCCCGGACCTGATCTGCGTCCCGCACCGGGGCTTCTCCCTCCGGGCCAAGTTCGACCAGACCCGCGTTTTCGGCAAGGAAGACCGCCAGGGCTGCCATACGCCGGACGATGCGTTTTTCTACGATTCCGAGCCGCCCGAAATACAGCCCGGCGACGAGCCCGATGATCATTCCGGCCCAAAACGGGTCCGGGACGTGGGCCGGCTGGTCCTGGAGCACTTTGACGTAAGCCACAAACTGATTCTTTCCCGGTGA
- a CDS encoding molybdenum cofactor biosynthesis protein B has translation MQLRLSSTRRENFASGQRLAVVRGPALESDTASGLFPGSYLIAQTPPLPSVGAVLTRPGQAGSLRVLGTFRLPDLVAGLPSREGCWVQVLEAFQIEPGPQPWIASKCGHSLAWITLSDKGYAGLREDRAGPLIVEILDKQSGGPLELAWAQGFLLPDEPGRLRSLLTELALEQGFDLIVTTGGTGVAPRDTTPETTLVVIEKRLPGMEAAMLQASLRKTPHAVISRAVVGILGRALIINLPGSPKAVRENLEALLPALDHALAKLQGDPSDCATAHPRDVSPNSHPVIPE, from the coding sequence ATGCAACTGCGACTCAGCTCCACCCGGCGGGAGAACTTCGCTTCGGGGCAACGTCTGGCCGTGGTGCGCGGTCCGGCTCTGGAGTCGGATACGGCTTCGGGGCTGTTTCCCGGTTCTTATTTGATCGCGCAAACACCGCCGTTGCCCAGCGTGGGCGCTGTCTTGACCCGGCCCGGCCAAGCCGGGAGCCTTCGGGTGCTGGGCACGTTCCGCCTGCCGGACCTCGTGGCCGGCCTGCCGAGCCGCGAAGGCTGCTGGGTCCAGGTTCTGGAAGCGTTCCAGATTGAGCCTGGACCGCAACCCTGGATCGCGTCCAAATGCGGCCATAGCCTGGCCTGGATCACGCTCAGCGACAAAGGCTACGCCGGACTCCGCGAGGACCGGGCCGGACCGCTGATCGTCGAGATCCTGGACAAACAGTCCGGCGGTCCCTTGGAACTGGCCTGGGCCCAGGGATTTCTGCTTCCCGACGAGCCCGGAAGGCTGCGCTCGCTGCTCACGGAGCTGGCTCTGGAACAGGGCTTCGACCTGATCGTGACCACCGGGGGCACCGGGGTCGCGCCCCGGGACACCACCCCGGAGACCACCCTGGTCGTGATTGAAAAGCGTTTGCCCGGCATGGAAGCGGCCATGCTCCAGGCCAGCCTGCGCAAGACCCCGCATGCCGTAATTTCCCGGGCCGTGGTCGGCATTCTCGGACGCGCCCTGATCATCAACCTGCCGGGTTCGCCCAAGGCGGTTCGGGAGAACCTCGAAGCCCTGCTGCCCGCTCTGGATCACGCCCTGGCCAAGCTCCAAGGAGATCCCTCGGACTGCGCCACGGCGCATCCTCGCGACGTATCCCCCAACAGTCACCCAGTGATTCCCGAATGA
- a CDS encoding UvrD-helicase domain-containing protein encodes MTLDLFRADLHIHSRYSRATSRGLTPNHLVAWARVKGLDVVATGDFTHPGWLQELEESLEEDGSGLLIPRRESDLSAEIPWLESVAPVRGPSPVRFILSAEISTIYKRAGRVRKVHHLVYVPGLEQAKALNVKLGQIGNLGSDGRPILGLDSRHLLEMVLELHPRAFLVPAHIWTPWFSLFGSKSGFDTIEECYGELSSEIFALETGLSSDPDMNWQWSALDRFRMISNSDAHSGEKLAREANLFRGEPSFEGMYKALRGEGESHAFLGTVEFFPEEGKYHLDGHRKCDVVLSPDEAMARGNVCPVCGQPLTLGVLHRVRELADRDQPHKPPNQPGFQSLVPLVELISEVLGKGPATKTVRREYAAMVAACGSELDILGELPLDEVARRRPVLAESLHRMRQGRVLRRSGYDGHYGTISMFTPQEQRELRRGRAFFAMPSGDAQASASESEFSYGVEPPSRLPPEPSDKGARPEVRMEFNAEQDRALRAGPRPVLVLAGPGTGKTRTLMGRITQLLQKGEQPRRMLVATFTRRAANELRERLVATQGQEEALPQADTLHAVAYEVWTRVQGEAPVLLSEDAARRVFAAANPELGPAGVKQAWNDLSRAREGRVAPDLAEGAAERVELAARYARQKQDWNLVDYTDLLEFWLAQATEERAHHPYAHILVDEVQDLSRLQWELLQALAPRDGSGFWGIGDPRQSIYGFRGAMDDIAAAMRARWPDLEVVSLSRNYRSAENLVRLSGKVFPDAQGLLAENPRPGRIAMFQASSGAREAAWIAGRTRALLGGTAHWEADRGAQGGLSPGDVAVLVRIRALIPPMVQAMQRLGVPCSAPESEPFWKEPRVALLLQAASELLGLGRSEDSDQEALTRHVQGHVLEHALVQGPVSLAAHLQEVPPFDRLFWQSKDFLRLKEAYARHKGWPGLLTWINFHSELELVRARAETVQVMTLHASKGLEFEAVFLPTLEDGLLPMVGLGPLGGRDAEEPPQEGVSGPLSSSSSSFIGDLEEERRLFYVGLTRAKQWLFLSHAEKRNLFGRTLRLKPSRFLGDLPREEMLCSKTVQQVVRREKRMDLFS; translated from the coding sequence ATGACTCTCGACCTGTTCCGCGCTGACCTGCACATCCACTCCCGGTATTCCCGGGCCACCAGCCGCGGCCTGACGCCGAACCACCTGGTCGCCTGGGCCCGGGTCAAGGGCCTGGACGTGGTGGCCACCGGAGACTTCACCCATCCCGGGTGGCTGCAAGAGCTGGAGGAAAGCCTGGAAGAGGATGGCTCCGGACTGCTGATTCCCCGGCGAGAATCGGACCTCTCGGCGGAGATTCCCTGGCTGGAGTCCGTTGCTCCGGTTCGCGGCCCAAGTCCGGTCCGGTTCATTCTTTCCGCGGAAATCAGCACCATCTACAAACGCGCGGGCCGGGTGCGTAAGGTCCACCATCTGGTGTACGTCCCCGGTCTGGAGCAGGCCAAGGCCCTGAACGTCAAGCTGGGTCAAATCGGAAATCTGGGGTCGGACGGTCGGCCCATACTCGGCCTGGACTCGCGCCATCTCCTGGAAATGGTCCTGGAACTGCACCCCCGGGCCTTCCTCGTCCCCGCGCATATCTGGACGCCCTGGTTTTCCCTGTTCGGCTCCAAGTCCGGCTTCGACACCATCGAGGAGTGCTACGGAGAACTGTCCTCGGAAATTTTCGCCCTGGAGACCGGGCTTTCCTCGGACCCGGACATGAACTGGCAGTGGAGCGCCCTGGACCGTTTCCGGATGATTTCCAATTCCGACGCCCACTCCGGGGAGAAGCTGGCGAGGGAGGCCAATCTGTTTCGCGGCGAACCGAGTTTCGAGGGCATGTACAAGGCCCTGCGGGGCGAAGGCGAAAGCCATGCTTTTCTGGGCACGGTGGAGTTCTTTCCCGAGGAGGGTAAATATCATCTGGACGGGCATCGCAAGTGCGACGTGGTCCTGTCCCCTGATGAAGCCATGGCCCGGGGCAACGTCTGTCCGGTCTGCGGCCAGCCTTTAACTTTGGGAGTGCTACACCGGGTGCGGGAGCTGGCCGACCGGGACCAGCCGCACAAGCCACCGAACCAGCCGGGATTTCAGTCCCTGGTGCCCCTGGTGGAATTGATCTCGGAGGTCCTGGGAAAGGGGCCGGCCACAAAGACCGTGCGCCGGGAGTATGCGGCCATGGTCGCGGCTTGCGGCTCGGAACTGGACATTCTCGGTGAGCTGCCCTTGGACGAAGTCGCCCGGCGTCGTCCGGTCTTGGCCGAATCTCTGCACCGGATGCGCCAGGGTCGCGTGCTGCGCCGATCCGGATATGACGGTCATTACGGTACGATTTCCATGTTTACGCCTCAGGAGCAGCGGGAATTGCGTCGGGGCCGCGCTTTTTTCGCGATGCCGTCCGGTGATGCCCAAGCCTCGGCTTCTGAGTCGGAATTCTCCTATGGGGTCGAGCCCCCATCGCGGCTTCCACCGGAGCCTTCAGATAAAGGCGCACGGCCCGAAGTCCGGATGGAGTTCAACGCCGAGCAGGACCGGGCCTTGCGGGCAGGGCCGCGGCCGGTGCTGGTCCTGGCCGGGCCGGGCACGGGCAAGACCAGGACTTTGATGGGCCGGATCACCCAATTGCTGCAAAAAGGGGAGCAGCCGCGGCGGATGCTGGTGGCCACCTTCACCCGACGGGCGGCCAACGAACTCCGTGAACGGCTGGTCGCTACCCAAGGCCAGGAAGAAGCTCTCCCCCAGGCGGATACCCTGCATGCCGTGGCCTACGAGGTCTGGACCAGAGTCCAGGGCGAGGCCCCGGTTCTGCTTTCCGAGGACGCGGCCCGGCGGGTTTTCGCCGCGGCCAACCCGGAACTTGGTCCGGCCGGTGTGAAGCAGGCTTGGAACGATCTCTCCCGGGCCAGGGAAGGCCGCGTGGCGCCCGACCTTGCCGAGGGCGCGGCGGAAAGAGTGGAGCTTGCGGCCCGGTACGCCCGCCAGAAGCAGGATTGGAACCTGGTCGACTACACGGACCTGCTGGAGTTCTGGCTGGCTCAAGCCACCGAGGAACGCGCCCATCACCCGTATGCGCACATCCTGGTGGACGAGGTGCAGGATCTTTCCCGGCTCCAGTGGGAACTGCTTCAGGCCCTCGCCCCCCGGGACGGCTCCGGCTTCTGGGGCATCGGCGATCCCCGTCAGAGCATCTACGGTTTTCGGGGCGCGATGGACGACATCGCCGCGGCCATGCGTGCTCGCTGGCCCGACCTGGAGGTCGTCTCCCTGAGCCGAAACTACCGCTCCGCGGAGAATCTGGTTCGGCTCTCCGGAAAGGTCTTTCCAGACGCGCAAGGACTGCTGGCCGAGAATCCGCGTCCGGGGCGGATCGCCATGTTTCAGGCCTCCAGCGGGGCACGGGAAGCCGCCTGGATCGCCGGGCGAACGAGGGCTCTGTTGGGCGGAACGGCGCACTGGGAGGCGGATCGGGGAGCACAGGGTGGCCTGAGCCCCGGAGACGTGGCAGTGCTGGTCCGGATCAGGGCCTTGATTCCGCCCATGGTTCAGGCCATGCAGCGCCTCGGGGTGCCTTGTTCCGCGCCTGAATCCGAGCCGTTTTGGAAGGAACCCCGTGTCGCTCTGCTGTTGCAGGCCGCCTCGGAATTGCTGGGGTTGGGTCGGTCGGAGGATTCGGATCAGGAAGCACTGACCCGGCATGTTCAGGGTCACGTTCTGGAGCATGCCCTGGTCCAGGGCCCCGTGTCTCTGGCGGCTCACCTGCAGGAGGTGCCGCCCTTTGACCGACTGTTCTGGCAAAGTAAGGATTTTTTGCGTCTCAAGGAGGCCTACGCCCGGCACAAGGGTTGGCCCGGACTGCTGACCTGGATCAACTTCCACTCCGAGCTGGAACTGGTCCGCGCCCGGGCCGAAACCGTTCAGGTGATGACGCTGCACGCCTCCAAGGGGCTGGAGTTCGAGGCCGTCTTTTTGCCGACCCTGGAGGACGGCCTGCTACCCATGGTGGGGCTGGGGCCGCTGGGCGGTCGGGATGCCGAGGAACCTCCCCAGGAAGGCGTCTCTGGTCCGCTATCCAGTTCGTCATCCAGTTTTATCGGGGATCTGGAAGAGGAGCGACGGCTGTTCTATGTCGGATTGACCAGGGCCAAGCAATGGCTGTTTCTCAGCCACGCCGAGAAACGCAATCTGTTCGGTCGAACCCTGCGGCTCAAGCCGTCGCGTTTTCTGGGGGACCTCCCTCGGGAGGAGATGCTGTGCAGTAAGACCGTGCAACAGGTGGTCCGGCGGGAAAAGCGGATGGATCTGTTTTCGTGA
- the cbiR gene encoding cobamide remodeling phosphodiesterase CbiR, giving the protein MNSPQDIPHLVSEESISPSCSGQAAPRLCHRFNLQHARIAGPSFVWPADVAENCRRLAPLVDEVGLLFFESEACLVYTERDLPPWLAETGLRFHAHLPLDLPWNEGPERVWEIVSGLRRKAAFLRPWAFVLHPPETRPDFIDLSGRAEVCPQPGNDVAFGQGFGSFTEFVHLWGQRWEQGGGRPEELLLENTRENDLVDSWPLIQSVNLGICLDLGHLLVHGQQTHRLPEIWSRVRMVHLSAPGKVGEDGRPRDGHRSLAELDHRGRGLLEEILGRIRPDCVLMLEVFEPEGFMESLNMLRGMTGRA; this is encoded by the coding sequence TTGAACAGCCCACAAGATATTCCGCATCTTGTCAGCGAGGAATCGATTTCCCCTTCCTGTTCCGGCCAGGCCGCTCCCCGTCTTTGCCACCGGTTCAACCTGCAACATGCAAGAATTGCCGGTCCCTCGTTCGTCTGGCCCGCGGATGTCGCCGAGAATTGTCGGCGGCTTGCGCCCCTGGTGGATGAAGTGGGGCTGCTTTTTTTTGAGTCCGAGGCCTGCCTGGTCTACACCGAACGCGACCTGCCTCCCTGGCTGGCCGAAACCGGCCTCCGATTTCACGCCCATCTGCCCCTGGACCTGCCCTGGAACGAGGGACCGGAACGGGTCTGGGAGATCGTCTCCGGGTTGCGACGCAAGGCCGCTTTTCTCCGTCCCTGGGCCTTCGTGCTGCATCCGCCGGAGACGCGTCCCGATTTTATCGACCTTTCCGGACGGGCCGAGGTTTGCCCGCAGCCGGGAAATGACGTAGCCTTTGGCCAAGGTTTTGGCTCTTTCACAGAGTTTGTCCACCTTTGGGGGCAAAGGTGGGAGCAGGGGGGCGGACGCCCCGAGGAGCTGCTGCTGGAGAACACCCGGGAAAACGATCTTGTGGACTCGTGGCCATTGATTCAATCCGTCAACCTGGGTATCTGCCTGGACCTGGGGCATTTGCTGGTCCACGGACAGCAAACCCACCGCCTGCCGGAGATTTGGTCTCGGGTGCGCATGGTGCATCTCAGCGCTCCCGGCAAGGTTGGCGAGGACGGACGTCCGCGGGACGGTCATCGCTCCCTGGCCGAACTGGACCATCGGGGCCGGGGGCTGTTGGAGGAAATCCTGGGACGGATTCGTCCGGACTGCGTTTTGATGCTGGAAGTTTTTGAACCGGAGGGGTTCATGGAATCGTTGAACATGCTCCGCGGTATGACGGGTCGCGCATGA
- a CDS encoding bifunctional adenosylcobinamide kinase/adenosylcobinamide-phosphate guanylyltransferase — MITLILGGEKSGKSAWALERLLQADGPHLFVGTAAARDMEMRQRIREHRRQRPPHLPALETDIELPEALRRERADHGAILVDSLDFWLFACIQAEQEARLRTEMLDCMHESASKRVGTRLFFVSSEIGFGPIQATPEARRFVRSLGLLNQQIATLADEVVLLVAGLPLWLKGTR, encoded by the coding sequence ATGATTACCTTGATTCTCGGAGGGGAGAAGTCCGGCAAGTCCGCCTGGGCCTTGGAGCGACTGCTTCAGGCGGATGGGCCACATCTTTTCGTGGGCACGGCCGCGGCCCGGGACATGGAAATGCGCCAGCGCATTCGGGAACATCGCCGTCAGCGGCCCCCGCACCTGCCGGCTCTGGAGACGGATATCGAACTGCCCGAGGCGTTGCGCCGGGAGCGGGCGGACCATGGGGCCATCCTGGTGGACAGCCTGGACTTTTGGTTGTTCGCCTGCATCCAGGCCGAGCAAGAGGCCCGGCTGCGAACTGAAATGTTGGACTGCATGCACGAAAGCGCCTCAAAACGTGTCGGGACGCGCCTGTTTTTCGTCAGCTCGGAAATCGGCTTTGGTCCGATCCAGGCCACGCCTGAGGCACGACGCTTCGTGCGTTCGCTGGGCCTTTTGAATCAGCAAATCGCGACCCTGGCCGACGAGGTGGTCCTGCTGGTCGCCGGGCTGCCGCTTTGGCTGAAAGGAACTCGTTAG
- a CDS encoding bifunctional oligoribonuclease/PAP phosphatase NrnA yields MGYFRSLDSKIEALNGLWRKSDRWLILMNADPDALASAQALRRIMARKVAAVDCAQVNEISRPDNLTMIKALRIPTQRLTPNLAAQYDHFALVDSQPHHHPAFKDYAFSLVIDHHPLVPENPVEAEFKDIQPGYGATSTMLTEYLYRLKIRPGELLATALLYGIKTDTQSFERQFSDTDVRAFRYLSKFGNLNLLRKISRSEFRLDWLKYFSLAFRKLRVNGHSLHVFMGRLDSPDILVILGDFFLRLYGISWTVTCGVCDDTLVLIFRGDGLHRDMGKLANKLFGDVGSAGGHATMARAEIPLANIGENDPEEYVWHRLRSAKRKVAKPAPSTS; encoded by the coding sequence ATGGGCTACTTCCGATCCCTGGATTCCAAAATCGAAGCGCTGAATGGGCTGTGGCGCAAGTCGGACCGCTGGCTGATCCTGATGAACGCGGACCCGGACGCTCTGGCTTCAGCCCAGGCCTTGCGCCGGATCATGGCCCGCAAGGTGGCCGCGGTGGACTGCGCCCAGGTCAACGAAATCTCCCGGCCGGACAACCTGACCATGATCAAGGCTCTGCGCATCCCCACCCAACGCCTGACCCCGAATCTGGCCGCGCAGTACGACCACTTCGCCCTGGTGGACTCCCAGCCCCATCACCATCCGGCCTTCAAGGACTACGCTTTTTCCCTGGTCATCGATCACCACCCACTGGTTCCTGAAAACCCGGTGGAGGCCGAATTCAAGGACATCCAGCCCGGTTACGGGGCCACCAGCACCATGCTCACGGAATACCTCTACCGCCTGAAGATCCGACCGGGGGAATTGCTGGCCACGGCCTTGCTCTACGGCATCAAGACCGACACCCAGAGTTTCGAACGACAGTTCTCGGACACCGACGTCCGGGCCTTCCGCTACCTGAGCAAGTTCGGCAACCTGAACCTGCTGCGCAAAATTTCCCGCAGCGAGTTCCGACTGGACTGGCTGAAATATTTCTCCCTGGCCTTCCGCAAACTGCGAGTGAACGGCCACAGCCTACACGTGTTCATGGGGCGGCTGGACTCCCCGGACATCCTGGTGATTCTCGGGGACTTCTTCCTGCGGCTGTATGGGATTTCCTGGACCGTGACCTGCGGGGTCTGTGACGACACCCTGGTCCTGATCTTTCGCGGCGATGGACTGCACCGGGACATGGGCAAGCTGGCCAACAAGCTGTTCGGCGATGTGGGCTCAGCCGGGGGCCACGCGACCATGGCCCGGGCGGAAATTCCGCTGGCCAACATCGGCGAAAACGACCCCGAGGAGTATGTCTGGCACCGTCTGCGTTCCGCCAAGCGTAAAGTTGCCAAGCCTGCTCCAAGCACATCCTGA